A single region of the Populus nigra chromosome 2, ddPopNigr1.1, whole genome shotgun sequence genome encodes:
- the LOC133682682 gene encoding transcriptional adapter ADA2a isoform X3 has product MGRSRGRPPSSGTSTAAAASDDPNNSRSSKRKKTTSNVGSIETAFPAVYQEKGQGKLALYHCNYCHKDISGMVRIKCAVCPDFDLCVECFSVGAEVTPHKSNHPYRVMDNLSFPLFHPDWNTDEEILLLEGIEMYGFGNWTEVSEHVGTKSKSQCIDHYNAVYMDSPCFPLPDMSHVMGKTREELLAMARGNVEMKKELSAFEELTLNQESPFSVKINEASKKEDLASHSSSIVNAEVSSHMGSSSGNTFSDAVKKASNEAQIKDKIKVEEPLSDRSIREKKPRICGEEGPSMTELSGYNFKRQEFEIEYDNDAEQLLADMEFKDTDTDAELDMKLQVLRIYSKRLDERKRRKDFILERNLFYPDAFEKNISPEEKEIYQRYKVFMRFHTKEEHEELMKTVIEDHQIMKRIQDLQEARAAGCQTAGEAQGFIEQKRKKEAEESAQRVKESMQAGPAGKLLPKPNHLDSSPRGAVKCSTAFHPGGNDSSSMIAKQAISSTLDEWDIAGFLGADLLSESDKRLCCELRILPAHYLNMLHIMSIEITKGTVTNKTDAHSLFKVESSKVDRVYDMLVKKGIAQA; this is encoded by the exons ATGGGTCGTTCGCGCGGTCGCCCTCCTTCTTCCGGAACCTCCACTGCCGCCGCCGCCTCTGATGATCCGAACAATAG tagatcttcaaaaagaaaaaagacgaCTTCCAATGTAGGGAGTATAGAGACTGCATTTCCAGCAG TATATCAAGAAAAGGGTCAAGGGAAACTGGCACTATACCACTGCAATTACTGTCATAAAGATATCTCTGGAATGGTTCGCATTAAGTGTGCAGTGTGTCCTGATTTCGACCTTTGCGTTGAGTGTTTTTCTGTTGGAGCCGAAGTGACTCCTCATAAAAGCAATCATCCCTACAGGGTTATG GACAATCTGTCATTTCCGCTCTTTCATCCAGACTGGAATACAGATGAAGAGATATTACTTCTAGAG GGCATTGAAATGTATGGATTTGGGAACTGGACTGAAGTTTCAGAACATGTTGGAACCAAGAGCAAATCTCAATGCATTGATCACTATAATGCTGTATACATGGACTCCCCATGCTTTCCTCTCCCA GACATGTCTCATGTTATGGGAAAAACCAGAGAGGAGCTCCTTGCAATGGCCAGAGGAAATGTTGAAATGAAGAAAG AGTTGTCTGCTTTTGAGGAGCTTACGCTGAACCAAGAGTCTCCCTTCTCTGTGAAAATTAA TGAGGcatcaaagaaagaagatttAGCCAGCCATTCATCATCTATAGTAAATGCAG AAGTCAGCTCTCATATGGGTTCAAGCAGTGGCAACACATTCTCAGATGCAGTTAAGAAAGCATCTAATGAGGCCCAGATTAAGGACAAGATTAAAGTGGAAG AACCTCTGTCTGACAGGAGTATTCGAGAGAAAAAACCTAGAATTTGCGGAGAGGAAGGACCTTCAATGACAGAGTTAAGTGGCTATAATTTCAAGAGGCAGGAATTTGAGATTGAATATGATAATGATGCAGAGCAACTACTGGCAGATATGGAATTCAAAGATACTGACACTGATGCTGAGCTTGACATGAAACTGCAAGTTCTGCGCATTTACTCAAAAAG GCTTGATGAGAGGAAACGGAggaaagattttattttggaaagaaatttGTTTTATCCTGATGCATTTGAGAAGAACATTTCACCTGAAGAGAAGGAAATATATCAGCGTTACAAGGTCTTCATGAGGTTCCACACAAAAGAAGAGCATGAAGAATTGATGAAGACTGTTATTGAAGACCATCAGATTATGAAAAGAATACAAGATCTTCAG gAAGCTCGAGCTGCTGGCTGTCAAACAGCTGGTGAGGCCCAAGGATTTATTGAGcagaagagaaagaaggaaGCTGAAGAAAGTGCCCAAAGAGTGAAGGAAAGTATGCAAGCAGGCCCAGCAGGTAAACTGTTGCCAAAGCCAAATCATCTTGACAGCAGCCCTCGTGGAGCTGTCAAGTGTTCCACCGCTTTTCATCCTGGTGGCAACGACTCATCTTCAATGATTGCAAAACAAGCAATTTCAAGCACCCTCGATGAGTGGGATATTGCTGGATTCCTAGGGGCTGATTTGCTCTCTGAATCT GATAAGCGTCTTTGTTGTGAGTTGAGAATACTACCTGCACATTATCTCAACATGCTGCACATAATGTCAATAGAGATAACAAAGGGTACTGTTACCAACAAAACCGATGCTCATAGCCTGTTCAAGGTGGAATCAAGCAAAGTGGATAGAGTATATGATATGTTAGTGAAAAAGGGGATTGCTCAAGCATGA
- the LOC133682682 gene encoding transcriptional adapter ADA2a isoform X2, whose product MGRSRGRPPSSGTSTAAAASDDPNNRSSKRKKTTSNVGSIETAFPAVYQEKGQGKLALYHCNYCHKDISGMVRIKCAVCPDFDLCVECFSVGAEVTPHKSNHPYRVMDNLSFPLFHPDWNTDEEILLLEGIEMYGFGNWTEVSEHVGTKSKSQCIDHYNAVYMDSPCFPLPDMSHVMGKTREELLAMARGNVEMKKELSAFEELTLNQESPFSVKIKSEASKKEDLASHSSSIVNAEVSSHMGSSSGNTFSDAVKKASNEAQIKDKIKVEEPLSDRSIREKKPRICGEEGPSMTELSGYNFKRQEFEIEYDNDAEQLLADMEFKDTDTDAELDMKLQVLRIYSKRLDERKRRKDFILERNLFYPDAFEKNISPEEKEIYQRYKVFMRFHTKEEHEELMKTVIEDHQIMKRIQDLQEARAAGCQTAGEAQGFIEQKRKKEAEESAQRVKESMQAGPAGKLLPKPNHLDSSPRGAVKCSTAFHPGGNDSSSMIAKQAISSTLDEWDIAGFLGADLLSESDKRLCCELRILPAHYLNMLHIMSIEITKGTVTNKTDAHSLFKVESSKVDRVYDMLVKKGIAQA is encoded by the exons ATGGGTCGTTCGCGCGGTCGCCCTCCTTCTTCCGGAACCTCCACTGCCGCCGCCGCCTCTGATGATCCGAACAATAG atcttcaaaaagaaaaaagacgaCTTCCAATGTAGGGAGTATAGAGACTGCATTTCCAGCAG TATATCAAGAAAAGGGTCAAGGGAAACTGGCACTATACCACTGCAATTACTGTCATAAAGATATCTCTGGAATGGTTCGCATTAAGTGTGCAGTGTGTCCTGATTTCGACCTTTGCGTTGAGTGTTTTTCTGTTGGAGCCGAAGTGACTCCTCATAAAAGCAATCATCCCTACAGGGTTATG GACAATCTGTCATTTCCGCTCTTTCATCCAGACTGGAATACAGATGAAGAGATATTACTTCTAGAG GGCATTGAAATGTATGGATTTGGGAACTGGACTGAAGTTTCAGAACATGTTGGAACCAAGAGCAAATCTCAATGCATTGATCACTATAATGCTGTATACATGGACTCCCCATGCTTTCCTCTCCCA GACATGTCTCATGTTATGGGAAAAACCAGAGAGGAGCTCCTTGCAATGGCCAGAGGAAATGTTGAAATGAAGAAAG AGTTGTCTGCTTTTGAGGAGCTTACGCTGAACCAAGAGTCTCCCTTCTCTGTGAAAATTAA AAGTGAGGcatcaaagaaagaagatttAGCCAGCCATTCATCATCTATAGTAAATGCAG AAGTCAGCTCTCATATGGGTTCAAGCAGTGGCAACACATTCTCAGATGCAGTTAAGAAAGCATCTAATGAGGCCCAGATTAAGGACAAGATTAAAGTGGAAG AACCTCTGTCTGACAGGAGTATTCGAGAGAAAAAACCTAGAATTTGCGGAGAGGAAGGACCTTCAATGACAGAGTTAAGTGGCTATAATTTCAAGAGGCAGGAATTTGAGATTGAATATGATAATGATGCAGAGCAACTACTGGCAGATATGGAATTCAAAGATACTGACACTGATGCTGAGCTTGACATGAAACTGCAAGTTCTGCGCATTTACTCAAAAAG GCTTGATGAGAGGAAACGGAggaaagattttattttggaaagaaatttGTTTTATCCTGATGCATTTGAGAAGAACATTTCACCTGAAGAGAAGGAAATATATCAGCGTTACAAGGTCTTCATGAGGTTCCACACAAAAGAAGAGCATGAAGAATTGATGAAGACTGTTATTGAAGACCATCAGATTATGAAAAGAATACAAGATCTTCAG gAAGCTCGAGCTGCTGGCTGTCAAACAGCTGGTGAGGCCCAAGGATTTATTGAGcagaagagaaagaaggaaGCTGAAGAAAGTGCCCAAAGAGTGAAGGAAAGTATGCAAGCAGGCCCAGCAGGTAAACTGTTGCCAAAGCCAAATCATCTTGACAGCAGCCCTCGTGGAGCTGTCAAGTGTTCCACCGCTTTTCATCCTGGTGGCAACGACTCATCTTCAATGATTGCAAAACAAGCAATTTCAAGCACCCTCGATGAGTGGGATATTGCTGGATTCCTAGGGGCTGATTTGCTCTCTGAATCT GATAAGCGTCTTTGTTGTGAGTTGAGAATACTACCTGCACATTATCTCAACATGCTGCACATAATGTCAATAGAGATAACAAAGGGTACTGTTACCAACAAAACCGATGCTCATAGCCTGTTCAAGGTGGAATCAAGCAAAGTGGATAGAGTATATGATATGTTAGTGAAAAAGGGGATTGCTCAAGCATGA
- the LOC133681429 gene encoding transcriptional regulator STERILE APETALA codes for MSSSSSSSSSSSGNGNGSGGGNYGARRAGEYEGPSRSRPRAINEVWPEPFLEALAAQVAIDASRLVGRLVAAQALANVFQVCSTWRAVSRSDPLWHRLTRGIWGRTNLLHDTWREEYIYRHQTAQNFRSGRAVHFALHFDPADVDDPNDPDALICRCLAFSDRYLACGFADGAVRLFDLTTRLHARTFRPEHHDRLGRFSRAVSGIVITATRLVFATLDGDIHVAAVNSNANPRRARLGEVLNDGALVDFTGRGRWWVGLYAGLPGRAFRVWDGNTEEPLFEGGALTDPEAVLGWHTLTEVTEFVGRVRVTSQESVVACTSSRLVIFDLGDLGAVLRDEDYTNRRGILVGSFDVCNEAYVIVDGRGNASVRRADTSEEMCGFTVRPPRGVLGCLNGGYVLTCAGGVVRVWQIEQPGRQEYLYSFRERIGEVNALVADERHVAAASSDTNIHLWDFGAQ; via the exons atgtcttcctcctcctcctcctcatcatcTAGCAGTGGCAATGGCAATGGCAGCGGTGGTGGTAATTACGGTGCAAGAAGAGCCGGTGAGTACGAAGGGCCATCAAGGTCTCGTCCAAGAGCCATTAACGAGGTTTGGCCTGAGCCTTTTCTGGAAGCTCTTGCTGCCCAAGTCGCCATTGATGCTTCTCGCCTTGTCGGCCGGCTGGTCGCGGCTCAGGCACTTGCCAATGTATTTCAG GTGTGTTCAACTTGGCGAGCAGTCTCGCGTTCGGATCCTCTTTGGCACCGTCTCACTCGCGGTATCTGGGGCCGCACCAACCTTCTCCATGACACTTGGCGAGAGGAGTATATCTACCGCCACCAAACGGCCCAAAACTTCCGATCCGGAAGAGCTGTCCATTTCGCTCTCCACTTTGATCCAGCTGATGTGGATGACCCCAACGACCCTGATGCTCTAATATGCCGGTGTCTCGCTTTCTCTGATCGCTACCTTGCATGCGGTTTTGCTGACGGCGCTGTCCGCCTCTTTGATCTCACCACGCGCCTCCATGCACGCACTTTCCGCCCTGAACACCATGACCGCCTGGGCAGGTTCTCTCGTGCGGTCTCGGGCATCGTCATCACGGCCACACGCTTGGTGTTTGCCACGTTAGATGGTGATATCCACGTGGCGGCGGTAAATAGCAATGCCAATCCACGGAGGGCCCGCTTAGGTGAGGTGTTGAACGACGGGGCGTTAGTGGACTTCACGGGCCGTGGGCGATGGTGGGTGGGCCTATACGCTGGGCTTCCGGGCCGGGCCTTTCGTGTCTGGGATGGGAACACCGAAGAACCTCTCTTTGAAGGCGGGGCGTTGACTGACCCAGAGGCTGTGTTGGGTTGGCACACGTTGACAGAAGTGACTGAGTTTGTGGGCCGAGTCAGGGTCACGAGTCAGGAATCGGTCGTGGCATGCACGAGTTCGAGACTTGTTATTTTTGATTTGGGGGACCTTGGAGCTGTACTAAGGGACGAGGACTACACTAACAGGAGAGGCATCTTGGTGGGTTCCTTCGACGTATGCAATGAGGCGTATGTGATTGTAGATGGCAGGGGGAATGCTAGCGTGCGCAGGGCGGACACCTCGGAGGAGATGTGTGGCTTTACCGTCAGGCCTCCAAGGGGAGTGCTTGGGTGCTTGAATGGTGGGTACGTGCTAACGTGCGCGGGTGGTGTAGTAAGGGTATGGCAGATAGAGCAGCCTGGTCGCCAAGAGTATTTGTATAGCTTCAGGGAGAGGATAGGCGAGGTAAACGCTCTCGTTGCAGATGAGAGGCACGTGGCAGCAGCATCAAGTGACACGAATATACACCTGTGGGATTTTGGGGCACAGTAG
- the LOC133682684 gene encoding uncharacterized protein LOC133682684, which produces MVGLSLGEKHFIQGGIDQNLRSDGRKRDAYRPISIETGVIPQANGSARIRIGATEVIASVKAELGRPNALQPDKGKVAIFVDCSPVAEPMFEGRGGEELSTELSVALQRCLLGGKSGAGAGIDLSSLIVAEGKICWDLYIDGLVISSDGNLLDALGAAIKAALSNTGIPRVQVAAGASGDEQPEVDISDEEFLQFDTSGVPVIVTLTKVGRHYIVDATSEEESQMSSAVSVSISRKGQICGLSKRGSAGLDPSVISDMISVARHISEQLINKLDSEISAAEADEDEM; this is translated from the exons atggTAGGCCTTTCTCTTGGTGAAAAGCATTTCATACAGGGTGGTATTGATCAAAACCTCCGCTCTGACGGCAGGAAAAGAGATGCTTACCGACCTATTTCTATTGAAACTGGGGTTATCCCTCAG GCAAATGGCTCCGCACGAATCAGGATAGGTGCAACAGAGGTTATTGCCAGTGTGAAG GCTGAGCTTGGAAGACCAAATGCATTGCAACCTGATAAAGGAAAAGTTGCTATATTTGTTGATTGTAGTCCAGTTGCAGAACCAATGTTCGAG GGCAGAGGGGGTGAGGAACTGTCCACAGAACTCTCAGTTGCTCTTCAGCGTTGTCTCTTGGGTGGTAAAAGTGGAGCAG GGGCTGGAATTGATCTATCATCTTTAATAGTCGCAGAAGGAAAAATTTGTTGGGATCTTTACATTGATGGGCTTGTCATCAGTTCAGATGGAAATCTTCTTGATGCTCTAGGTGCTGCCATCAAG GCTGCCTTAAGCAATACAGGCATCCCAAGAGTCCAAGTTGCAGCCGGTGCATCAGGAGATGAGCAACCAGAGGTTGACATAAGTGATGAAGAATTTTTGCAATTTGACACTTCTGGGGTCCCTGTTATAGTTACTCTAACAAAG GTGGGGAGGCACTACATTGTAGACGCCACTTCAGAAGAAGAGTCCCAGATGAGCTCTGCTGTCTCTGTTTCTATCAGTAGGAAAGGGCAAATTTGTGGGCTTTCCAAACGAGGAAGTGCAGGTCTTGATCCGAGTGTTATTTCTGACATGATTTCCGTGGCTCGTCACATAAGTGAGCAGCTAATTAATAAATTGGACTCTGAAATATCTGCTGCTGAAGCTGATGAAGATGAAATGTGA
- the LOC133682682 gene encoding transcriptional adapter ADA2a isoform X1 codes for MGRSRGRPPSSGTSTAAAASDDPNNSRSSKRKKTTSNVGSIETAFPAVYQEKGQGKLALYHCNYCHKDISGMVRIKCAVCPDFDLCVECFSVGAEVTPHKSNHPYRVMDNLSFPLFHPDWNTDEEILLLEGIEMYGFGNWTEVSEHVGTKSKSQCIDHYNAVYMDSPCFPLPDMSHVMGKTREELLAMARGNVEMKKELSAFEELTLNQESPFSVKIKSEASKKEDLASHSSSIVNAEVSSHMGSSSGNTFSDAVKKASNEAQIKDKIKVEEPLSDRSIREKKPRICGEEGPSMTELSGYNFKRQEFEIEYDNDAEQLLADMEFKDTDTDAELDMKLQVLRIYSKRLDERKRRKDFILERNLFYPDAFEKNISPEEKEIYQRYKVFMRFHTKEEHEELMKTVIEDHQIMKRIQDLQEARAAGCQTAGEAQGFIEQKRKKEAEESAQRVKESMQAGPAGKLLPKPNHLDSSPRGAVKCSTAFHPGGNDSSSMIAKQAISSTLDEWDIAGFLGADLLSESDKRLCCELRILPAHYLNMLHIMSIEITKGTVTNKTDAHSLFKVESSKVDRVYDMLVKKGIAQA; via the exons ATGGGTCGTTCGCGCGGTCGCCCTCCTTCTTCCGGAACCTCCACTGCCGCCGCCGCCTCTGATGATCCGAACAATAG tagatcttcaaaaagaaaaaagacgaCTTCCAATGTAGGGAGTATAGAGACTGCATTTCCAGCAG TATATCAAGAAAAGGGTCAAGGGAAACTGGCACTATACCACTGCAATTACTGTCATAAAGATATCTCTGGAATGGTTCGCATTAAGTGTGCAGTGTGTCCTGATTTCGACCTTTGCGTTGAGTGTTTTTCTGTTGGAGCCGAAGTGACTCCTCATAAAAGCAATCATCCCTACAGGGTTATG GACAATCTGTCATTTCCGCTCTTTCATCCAGACTGGAATACAGATGAAGAGATATTACTTCTAGAG GGCATTGAAATGTATGGATTTGGGAACTGGACTGAAGTTTCAGAACATGTTGGAACCAAGAGCAAATCTCAATGCATTGATCACTATAATGCTGTATACATGGACTCCCCATGCTTTCCTCTCCCA GACATGTCTCATGTTATGGGAAAAACCAGAGAGGAGCTCCTTGCAATGGCCAGAGGAAATGTTGAAATGAAGAAAG AGTTGTCTGCTTTTGAGGAGCTTACGCTGAACCAAGAGTCTCCCTTCTCTGTGAAAATTAA AAGTGAGGcatcaaagaaagaagatttAGCCAGCCATTCATCATCTATAGTAAATGCAG AAGTCAGCTCTCATATGGGTTCAAGCAGTGGCAACACATTCTCAGATGCAGTTAAGAAAGCATCTAATGAGGCCCAGATTAAGGACAAGATTAAAGTGGAAG AACCTCTGTCTGACAGGAGTATTCGAGAGAAAAAACCTAGAATTTGCGGAGAGGAAGGACCTTCAATGACAGAGTTAAGTGGCTATAATTTCAAGAGGCAGGAATTTGAGATTGAATATGATAATGATGCAGAGCAACTACTGGCAGATATGGAATTCAAAGATACTGACACTGATGCTGAGCTTGACATGAAACTGCAAGTTCTGCGCATTTACTCAAAAAG GCTTGATGAGAGGAAACGGAggaaagattttattttggaaagaaatttGTTTTATCCTGATGCATTTGAGAAGAACATTTCACCTGAAGAGAAGGAAATATATCAGCGTTACAAGGTCTTCATGAGGTTCCACACAAAAGAAGAGCATGAAGAATTGATGAAGACTGTTATTGAAGACCATCAGATTATGAAAAGAATACAAGATCTTCAG gAAGCTCGAGCTGCTGGCTGTCAAACAGCTGGTGAGGCCCAAGGATTTATTGAGcagaagagaaagaaggaaGCTGAAGAAAGTGCCCAAAGAGTGAAGGAAAGTATGCAAGCAGGCCCAGCAGGTAAACTGTTGCCAAAGCCAAATCATCTTGACAGCAGCCCTCGTGGAGCTGTCAAGTGTTCCACCGCTTTTCATCCTGGTGGCAACGACTCATCTTCAATGATTGCAAAACAAGCAATTTCAAGCACCCTCGATGAGTGGGATATTGCTGGATTCCTAGGGGCTGATTTGCTCTCTGAATCT GATAAGCGTCTTTGTTGTGAGTTGAGAATACTACCTGCACATTATCTCAACATGCTGCACATAATGTCAATAGAGATAACAAAGGGTACTGTTACCAACAAAACCGATGCTCATAGCCTGTTCAAGGTGGAATCAAGCAAAGTGGATAGAGTATATGATATGTTAGTGAAAAAGGGGATTGCTCAAGCATGA
- the LOC133682682 gene encoding transcriptional adapter ADA2a isoform X4, whose product MVRIKCAVCPDFDLCVECFSVGAEVTPHKSNHPYRVMDNLSFPLFHPDWNTDEEILLLEGIEMYGFGNWTEVSEHVGTKSKSQCIDHYNAVYMDSPCFPLPDMSHVMGKTREELLAMARGNVEMKKELSAFEELTLNQESPFSVKIKSEASKKEDLASHSSSIVNAEVSSHMGSSSGNTFSDAVKKASNEAQIKDKIKVEEPLSDRSIREKKPRICGEEGPSMTELSGYNFKRQEFEIEYDNDAEQLLADMEFKDTDTDAELDMKLQVLRIYSKRLDERKRRKDFILERNLFYPDAFEKNISPEEKEIYQRYKVFMRFHTKEEHEELMKTVIEDHQIMKRIQDLQEARAAGCQTAGEAQGFIEQKRKKEAEESAQRVKESMQAGPAGKLLPKPNHLDSSPRGAVKCSTAFHPGGNDSSSMIAKQAISSTLDEWDIAGFLGADLLSESDKRLCCELRILPAHYLNMLHIMSIEITKGTVTNKTDAHSLFKVESSKVDRVYDMLVKKGIAQA is encoded by the exons ATGGTTCGCATTAAGTGTGCAGTGTGTCCTGATTTCGACCTTTGCGTTGAGTGTTTTTCTGTTGGAGCCGAAGTGACTCCTCATAAAAGCAATCATCCCTACAGGGTTATG GACAATCTGTCATTTCCGCTCTTTCATCCAGACTGGAATACAGATGAAGAGATATTACTTCTAGAG GGCATTGAAATGTATGGATTTGGGAACTGGACTGAAGTTTCAGAACATGTTGGAACCAAGAGCAAATCTCAATGCATTGATCACTATAATGCTGTATACATGGACTCCCCATGCTTTCCTCTCCCA GACATGTCTCATGTTATGGGAAAAACCAGAGAGGAGCTCCTTGCAATGGCCAGAGGAAATGTTGAAATGAAGAAAG AGTTGTCTGCTTTTGAGGAGCTTACGCTGAACCAAGAGTCTCCCTTCTCTGTGAAAATTAA AAGTGAGGcatcaaagaaagaagatttAGCCAGCCATTCATCATCTATAGTAAATGCAG AAGTCAGCTCTCATATGGGTTCAAGCAGTGGCAACACATTCTCAGATGCAGTTAAGAAAGCATCTAATGAGGCCCAGATTAAGGACAAGATTAAAGTGGAAG AACCTCTGTCTGACAGGAGTATTCGAGAGAAAAAACCTAGAATTTGCGGAGAGGAAGGACCTTCAATGACAGAGTTAAGTGGCTATAATTTCAAGAGGCAGGAATTTGAGATTGAATATGATAATGATGCAGAGCAACTACTGGCAGATATGGAATTCAAAGATACTGACACTGATGCTGAGCTTGACATGAAACTGCAAGTTCTGCGCATTTACTCAAAAAG GCTTGATGAGAGGAAACGGAggaaagattttattttggaaagaaatttGTTTTATCCTGATGCATTTGAGAAGAACATTTCACCTGAAGAGAAGGAAATATATCAGCGTTACAAGGTCTTCATGAGGTTCCACACAAAAGAAGAGCATGAAGAATTGATGAAGACTGTTATTGAAGACCATCAGATTATGAAAAGAATACAAGATCTTCAG gAAGCTCGAGCTGCTGGCTGTCAAACAGCTGGTGAGGCCCAAGGATTTATTGAGcagaagagaaagaaggaaGCTGAAGAAAGTGCCCAAAGAGTGAAGGAAAGTATGCAAGCAGGCCCAGCAGGTAAACTGTTGCCAAAGCCAAATCATCTTGACAGCAGCCCTCGTGGAGCTGTCAAGTGTTCCACCGCTTTTCATCCTGGTGGCAACGACTCATCTTCAATGATTGCAAAACAAGCAATTTCAAGCACCCTCGATGAGTGGGATATTGCTGGATTCCTAGGGGCTGATTTGCTCTCTGAATCT GATAAGCGTCTTTGTTGTGAGTTGAGAATACTACCTGCACATTATCTCAACATGCTGCACATAATGTCAATAGAGATAACAAAGGGTACTGTTACCAACAAAACCGATGCTCATAGCCTGTTCAAGGTGGAATCAAGCAAAGTGGATAGAGTATATGATATGTTAGTGAAAAAGGGGATTGCTCAAGCATGA